From Solwaraspora sp. WMMD1047, the proteins below share one genomic window:
- the aceA gene encoding isocitrate lyase, producing MRTDTEQLQYEWATDSRWSGIERSYTAADVLRLRGPVREEHTLARRGAERLWALMHDEDYVHALGALTGNQAVQMVRAGLKAIYLSGWQVAADANLSGHTYPDQSLYPANSVPAVVRRINNALMRAGQITSAEGGETDVDWLAPIVADAEAGFGGVLNAYELMTAMIVAGAAGVHWEDQLAAEKKCGHLGGKVLIPTSAHVRTLESARLAADVAGVPSVIIARTDAQAATLLTTDVDERDRPFLTGERTAEGFYRVRNGIEPCIDRGLAYAPHADLLWMETSLPDLEVARSFAEAIKHEYPDQLLAYNCSPSFNWRKHLDDATISKFQRELGHMGYKFQFITLAGFHALNYSMFDLAKGYAADGMPAYVSLQEREFAAESAGYTAVKHQREVGTGYFDLISTVLNPAAETTALRGSTEEEQFA from the coding sequence ATGCGCACCGATACCGAACAGTTGCAGTACGAATGGGCCACCGACTCGCGGTGGAGCGGCATCGAGCGGAGCTACACCGCCGCCGACGTGCTCCGGCTGCGCGGGCCGGTCCGGGAGGAGCACACCCTGGCCCGGCGCGGCGCGGAGCGGCTCTGGGCGCTGATGCACGACGAGGACTACGTGCACGCCCTCGGGGCGCTGACCGGCAACCAGGCGGTGCAGATGGTCCGGGCCGGCTTGAAGGCGATCTACCTCTCCGGCTGGCAGGTCGCCGCCGACGCGAACCTGTCCGGGCACACCTACCCGGACCAGAGCCTCTACCCGGCCAACTCGGTGCCGGCCGTGGTGCGGCGGATCAACAACGCCCTCATGCGGGCCGGGCAGATCACCTCCGCCGAGGGCGGCGAGACCGACGTCGACTGGCTCGCACCGATCGTCGCCGACGCGGAGGCCGGGTTCGGCGGGGTGCTCAACGCGTACGAGCTGATGACCGCCATGATCGTGGCCGGCGCGGCCGGGGTGCACTGGGAGGACCAACTCGCCGCCGAGAAGAAGTGCGGCCACCTGGGCGGCAAGGTGCTGATCCCGACCAGCGCGCACGTGCGTACCCTCGAATCAGCCCGGCTGGCGGCGGACGTGGCCGGCGTCCCCTCGGTGATCATCGCCCGGACGGACGCGCAGGCCGCGACGCTGCTCACCACCGACGTGGACGAGCGGGACCGGCCGTTCCTGACCGGCGAACGGACCGCCGAGGGCTTCTACCGGGTCCGCAACGGTATCGAGCCGTGCATCGACCGGGGGCTGGCCTACGCGCCGCACGCGGACCTGCTCTGGATGGAGACCAGCCTGCCCGACCTGGAGGTCGCCCGCAGCTTCGCCGAGGCGATCAAGCACGAGTACCCGGACCAGCTGCTCGCCTACAACTGCTCGCCGTCGTTCAACTGGCGCAAGCACCTCGACGACGCGACGATCTCGAAGTTCCAGCGGGAGCTGGGGCACATGGGCTACAAGTTCCAGTTCATCACGCTGGCCGGCTTCCACGCCCTGAACTACTCCATGTTCGACCTGGCCAAGGGGTACGCAGCCGACGGCATGCCGGCCTACGTGTCGCTGCAGGAGCGCGAGTTCGCCGCCGAGTCGGCCGGCTACACCGCCGTCAAGCACCAGCGCGAGGTCGGCACCGGCTACTTCGACCTGATCAGCACCGTGCTCAACCCCGCCGCCGAGACCACCGCGCTGCGCGGCTCGACCGAAGAGGAGCAGTTCGCATGA
- the aceB gene encoding malate synthase A has product MRYQVTGEMAERFDEVLTGEALEFVVALDSEFAARRVALLDARRARRARYATGQFPDFLPETIGVRADPNWRVAPIAPGLADRRVEITGPTDRKMTINALNSGAKVWLADFEDATAPTWHNVIAGQLNLMDALDRRIDFTDDRGKRYALGEELATIVVRPRGWHLVEKRIVVDGRPISASLVDFGLYLYHCGRRQIDAGRGPYFYLPKLETHREARLWNDIFVFAQHYLGLPIGTIRATTLIETITAAFEMEEILYELREHSSGLNAGRWDYIFSVIKNFGQWPDFVLPDRSDVTMTVPFMRAYTELLVRTCHKRGAHAIGGMAAVIPSKDPQANEAALAKVRADKQREAGDGFDGSWVAHPGLVPVCREVFDGVLGDRPHQHERLRDEVAVTAADLLAVDKTPGQVTSAGLRSNVAVALRYFDAWLGGTGAVALYGLMEDAATAEIARCQVWQWIQHGTPLADGGTVTEELVRSILADELDALAGDREGAERDRAVASAELFESTALGEDLPAFFTTAGSATCVRDR; this is encoded by the coding sequence ATGAGATACCAGGTGACCGGCGAGATGGCCGAGCGGTTCGACGAGGTGCTCACCGGCGAGGCGCTGGAGTTCGTGGTCGCGCTGGACAGCGAGTTCGCCGCCCGCCGGGTGGCGCTGCTGGACGCCCGGCGGGCCCGCCGCGCCCGGTACGCCACCGGCCAGTTCCCCGACTTCCTGCCCGAGACGATCGGGGTGCGGGCCGACCCGAACTGGCGGGTGGCGCCGATCGCCCCCGGCCTGGCCGACCGGCGGGTCGAGATCACCGGCCCGACCGACCGGAAGATGACCATCAACGCGCTCAACTCCGGCGCCAAGGTGTGGCTCGCCGACTTCGAGGACGCCACCGCGCCGACCTGGCACAACGTCATCGCCGGGCAGCTCAACCTGATGGACGCCCTGGACCGGCGGATCGACTTCACCGACGACCGGGGCAAGCGGTACGCCCTCGGCGAGGAGCTGGCCACCATCGTGGTCCGGCCGCGCGGCTGGCACCTGGTGGAGAAGCGGATCGTGGTCGACGGCCGGCCGATCTCGGCGAGCCTCGTCGACTTCGGGCTCTACCTCTACCACTGCGGACGGCGGCAGATCGACGCCGGTCGGGGGCCGTACTTCTACCTGCCGAAGCTGGAGACCCACCGGGAGGCCCGGCTCTGGAACGACATCTTCGTCTTCGCCCAGCACTACCTGGGCCTGCCGATCGGCACCATCCGGGCCACCACCCTGATCGAGACCATCACCGCCGCGTTCGAGATGGAGGAGATCCTGTACGAGCTGCGCGAGCACTCGTCCGGGCTGAACGCGGGCCGGTGGGACTACATCTTCAGCGTCATCAAGAACTTCGGGCAGTGGCCGGACTTCGTGCTGCCGGACCGCTCCGACGTGACGATGACCGTGCCGTTCATGCGGGCGTACACCGAACTGCTGGTGCGGACCTGCCACAAGCGCGGGGCGCACGCCATCGGCGGGATGGCCGCGGTCATCCCCAGCAAGGACCCGCAGGCCAACGAGGCGGCGCTGGCGAAGGTCCGGGCCGACAAGCAACGGGAGGCCGGCGACGGGTTCGACGGCTCCTGGGTGGCGCATCCCGGCCTGGTGCCGGTCTGCCGGGAGGTCTTCGACGGGGTGCTCGGTGACCGGCCGCACCAGCACGAGCGGCTGCGCGACGAGGTCGCGGTGACCGCCGCCGACCTGCTGGCGGTGGACAAGACCCCGGGCCAGGTCACCTCGGCCGGGCTGCGGTCGAACGTGGCGGTGGCGTTGCGCTACTTCGACGCGTGGCTCGGCGGCACCGGGGCGGTCGCCCTGTACGGGCTGATGGAGGACGCCGCCACCGCCGAGATCGCCCGCTGCCAGGTGTGGCAGTGGATCCAGCACGGCACTCCGCTGGCCGACGGCGGCACCGTCACCGAGGAGCTGGTCCGGTCGATCCTCGCCGACGAACTCGACGCCCTCGCGGGCGATCGCGAGGGCGCCGAGCGGGACCGGGCGGTCGCCTCGGCAGAGCTGTTCGAGTCGACCGCGCTGGGCGAGGACCTGCCCGCCTTCTTCACCACAGCCGGCTCCGCCACCTGCGTTCGCGACAGGTGA
- a CDS encoding short-chain fatty acyl-CoA regulator family protein gives MAKTFGGARLRRLREDRGISQIELARQLNISASYLNQIEHDSRPLTVPVLMRITEVFGIDPTVFAPHDTPRLVSGLREALTARASIADLTELASRLPEVAEAVIDLHRRYRQVDEQLAELVGDRDLVGSSPHDQVTEFFYRRQNYVPALDEAAEELAARIGLRRGEARAALSGRLADRHGVRISHDDGGSLGGELHRYRPATRTLHLSTSLRSGQEAIRMGAQIALLEYADVIDEIIEEERFEDVQTQILTRVGLANYFAAALVLPYERFLADAEARRYDIELLTEHYRIGWETLCHRLSTLQRPKARGVPFSFVRVDRAGNMSKRQSATGFPFSRTGGTCPLWNVYEAFGAPERVVTQVAEMPDGQRYLWIARTVTRHHGGYGQPGKTYAIGLGCEVRHANRLVYSAGMDLYAADAAIPIGPGCKTCERMTCPQRAAPPISRQLDVDENRSTFIPYPLRD, from the coding sequence ATGGCCAAGACATTCGGCGGCGCCCGGCTGCGCCGGCTGCGCGAGGACCGCGGCATCAGCCAGATCGAGCTGGCCCGCCAACTGAACATCTCGGCCAGCTACCTGAACCAGATCGAGCACGATTCCCGGCCGTTGACGGTGCCCGTACTCATGCGTATTACCGAGGTGTTCGGGATCGACCCGACCGTCTTCGCCCCACACGACACCCCCCGGCTCGTCTCCGGTCTGCGGGAGGCGCTTACCGCCCGGGCCAGCATCGCCGACCTGACCGAGCTGGCCAGCCGACTGCCCGAGGTGGCCGAGGCCGTGATCGACCTGCATCGCCGCTACCGCCAGGTCGACGAGCAGCTCGCCGAGCTGGTGGGGGACCGGGACCTGGTCGGCAGCAGCCCGCACGACCAGGTCACCGAGTTCTTCTACCGGCGGCAGAACTACGTACCGGCGCTGGACGAGGCGGCCGAGGAGCTGGCCGCGCGGATCGGCCTGCGCCGGGGCGAAGCCCGCGCCGCCCTGTCCGGCCGGCTCGCCGACCGGCACGGGGTGCGGATCTCCCACGACGACGGCGGCTCGCTCGGCGGGGAACTGCACCGCTACCGGCCGGCCACCCGCACCCTGCACCTGTCCACCTCGCTGCGCTCGGGCCAGGAGGCGATCCGGATGGGCGCCCAGATCGCCCTGCTGGAGTACGCCGACGTGATCGACGAGATCATCGAGGAGGAGCGGTTCGAGGACGTGCAGACCCAGATCCTGACCCGGGTCGGGCTGGCCAACTATTTCGCCGCCGCGCTGGTGCTGCCGTACGAGCGGTTCCTGGCCGACGCGGAGGCCCGCCGCTACGACATCGAGCTGCTCACCGAGCACTACCGGATCGGCTGGGAGACGCTCTGCCACCGGCTGAGCACGTTGCAGCGGCCGAAGGCGCGCGGGGTGCCGTTCTCCTTCGTCCGGGTCGACCGGGCCGGCAACATGTCCAAGCGGCAGTCCGCCACCGGCTTCCCGTTCTCCCGCACCGGCGGCACCTGCCCGCTGTGGAACGTCTACGAGGCGTTCGGCGCCCCGGAGCGGGTGGTGACCCAGGTGGCGGAGATGCCGGACGGGCAGCGCTACCTCTGGATCGCCCGCACGGTGACCCGGCACCACGGCGGCTACGGCCAGCCGGGCAAGACGTACGCGATCGGCCTGGGCTGCGAGGTCCGGCACGCCAACCGGCTGGTCTACTCCGCCGGCATGGACCTGTACGCCGCCGACGCGGCCATCCCGATCGGGCCGGGCTGCAAGACCTGCGAGCGGATGACCTGCCCGCAGCGGGCCGCGCCGCCGATCAGCCGCCAGCTCGACGTCGACGAGAACCGCAGCACCTTCATCCCGTACCCGCTCCGCGACTGA